The genomic DNA atatcttttataatatgtaattacttataaaattactcaCTACACCATGTGAAATACAAATCTTTTAACCACTTGTATACTTACTAATTTAATAAGTTGTTATTCCAATATTGAGGTAGGTACAGTACCTCCCAAATGAATAAGTGCTTGTAATATAATGAAACGTTGACATAGGTAGGCgcctatattaaatatttatactatccAATATAAACACTTCTTCAATTGAGCTTCTTAaaacatttcttatttatatttatgaattcacAAGCAAAcgttaattacataatataatttatgacgaaattaacaaaatactattttatggCTGGTATAGGAAATGGCGGgaagttagtttttattttgccaTCTGACAATTTGGCAAAGGAAGTTAAGTTTTAGGTTCATGTCCAAATAATTCTCATGAAAAGGAGGTTAATAAAAttcgaattaaataaaaacattttattacattatgaaaGTATTAACCAAATTGGatgttacatacattttaaatgcattaaaaatGTCTAAAAGCCACACATAACGGCAGTGCGCTTAGTGATCAAGATCGTATTGCGTAACTGTAATGTATTCTGCCGttcttatgtaatttttatatagccAAATGTTTCGACAAAGatctttcatgtttcttacaccATAATAGCctataaattaaagattttttataattaggtatttaaaCTTGTCACTTTTTGCCAGACTTCTTTATTCCGCCTGAGGTCAAGGGACCTTTTTGAGACGCTTTCGCCTTCGCTTCCTGAAAGTAAATACATTCAAATGAGTGCTAGGTTTAAATTTATGATgagaaatgttaaaataatggtttaattaaattttctagatctgcaaaaataaaacaaatatttttatatttttaatacgtcattttttaaaattgcttttgATTGACAAAATGCATACTTTCTATAGCCccaagaacaaaaaatatctgattACTTTCagattaatattatagtatatagtaATACTGGAATTATATGGTTAgcattaacattttaaagttatatattagtGATGCAATCAGTTGGAGTCATCAATTATGAACACTCATAACTAATTTAGCTtacaatgtatataatatactaaccTGTAAAGCTTTTTGTTGCTccttaagtttttgttttagggCTAGATCATCATCGTCTAACTCTTTAGATTCCTTCTTGGGAGCCTTCAGCTTCTTCTTACCACCTTCACGGCCtgacatctatacatataaagagGATaaccatattaatattattatacgaaaaaattgaaagtaaataaatgaaggaAAGGAGatgcttaaaattaaaatcatatacttttttttaatatagtgtgCTAAGAATCTTATACCAGGTTATCTCTTATGGTATgtgaaagttataatatatattgaactTATGTTTCCACATATTGTGATATAACAAATTTGAGATATTTTCTAATAGTTGTTACCTGAACTCTTGGtctcaataaaattacttttgatttttttaaaaacaaaaaattataaaattgcttgagataaaaataatgtgcaaTATACAATACTGCAAAGCTTACCCCCTTATTCCTAGACGTTTTTGatctaaggatggagtaaagctgtgataacaacactctttcttagtgctgacggcatggcagcctttgtagtgcgtagccatagggctgtcgtgattggctaatattgttgtatctcaatattagccattcACAACGTCTATGTCTGTTATAACAGCTTTACTCCGTTCTTAGttaaaaagtctatgaataagggggttagaaaacaaattaaaagtaatgtaaaagataagtatttatctgtacataaaaaaatctactcaCAATTACTATGTAACAGACCTTAGTACTGAAGTTGTATGACATATTTATACAACACTTATAtgctaataacatttttatttaagtatttgtaaatattgtaccAAATGAAATTTACAGAAGAAAGCATGGTGTTTTAATTAGCAAATTTCAATGTCTTCCATATTTCACAAATGCTGATCCATACAAGTTAAGTAAGGTGATTACACATGAAGATAAATACTATGTTTTCAATGTCTTATTATAGTGAAGGAAGACAATAGAAAATACAAAGGTttcattctttgtgaattatcacttgccttaatggtgaaggaaaagtTGTGaagaaatctgcacatctgagagtCTCTACAGGaatattgagggtgtgtgaagtttaccaatccatactaggccagcatggtggactaaggcctaatcccaccAGTGAGAAGAGGCATCCCATTCCCAGCAGTTAGgttatacataatatcaatatcatattattatatgtatttataatcattatacttaataaagttatttaggAGGGCAGATCATTGCAGGTAAAACAAACCATTCTAGTTGATTGCATTGTGTTACCTATAATAACTTATTCATGACTCAATTGTTCttttccaaaatatatattgtacacACACATATgctgattattaaataaaatgaatattttaataaaaagagatTTTGTTATACATGAGCTGATTCAATAGAGTATCCTTGAAAGCTATATTACCAATCCCGCATCAGCCAGTAAAAATACCAGTGATAAACATTATTAGATAAccaatttattttcaacatgtttctaaaaaaaacatattttctttcAAGTTTAGGAACTATCAAATTATGTAATTGGCTTGCTTGGTGCATATAATGCAGTTTCTTTTCAAATCTTGGTTTTCAAGGAAACAATATATTTCTACTCTTAATATAATCAGTCCCAAACTGTAGAAACATATCAATgctataatgtatttaaaacaatgaataatatgatattttttttcagtaggCAACAGCATGGCTGTGTCTAGGTATTGCAAGTCCATGGGCGGCAGATggtacttaccatcaagtagaCAGCTTGCTTGTGTACTTACTAAagagcaaaaatatatacatcctGATCATAATAAAAAGCATTTAGTCTcgaattttattgcttttttatactCTTTAAGACCAGGTTTTACTAATGTCCCACTCGGCCCAGTCTCGCTTTTTCTTTGTTTCTATTTAACTACGCAAATGCCAATCTTCCGTCGCGTAATATAGTCGGTAGGCATATGTCATCGAAGTCATTGAAGATACGTAAGCATTCGCAAAATGAACATACAATCATGTGAAGAAGGAATACCGCCATCGTAACTGCGCTCTTAGTGCGGTAAGCCCGCTGTTAGTGTAAATTGATAGAAACATACGATGGTGCCtttgacaaaatattacatcaaaTTTGTACGAATTTAagctttaaaacataatttgtgtGTAGATACTTATGTTTTGGGTGTAATGTAGTAAATTAACTGTAaaattcgtattattttttagcATTCGGCGTTAAACGACGAGATAAGGCTCAAAACACGTCGATCTGAACGAATGCAATCATAACCTCCAATCATAATTgtcgaaacaataaaaaatattaatactttatgttaataatacatttgctaatattgttattattttacattaatcacTTACGTTTTATACTGCTTGGGTAAATTTAACacgatgtttttattgaatttttcacGCCACTCCGAAATTTCGAGTGACAATAATGATGGATGACAATTCCGAGTTTGACAATCAAAGACAAAAATTGCTAACTTAGGGGCAGTGTTGCCAGTTGGTTGTTGAGTCAACTTGCCGAAAATTGGtagttaaatagtttataagtaGTGGCTGATAAGGAATGCAGGACTAAAGTTTCTAAATTTTCCAATTTATGGGTTTGAAAGATTATGTGTGACCTACCAGATATATTCAATAACTAATTATGCCCATACAACGTTTGTGTGGACTCAGATCTATTTCTGCCTACCTATATCATACTTATCCGTCCCGGTTCACTTCCTCGTTCCAAAAAACACCTCAGTAATTCGATTCTGAAATATAAATCCAATGAGTTCTAGTATCGTGATATGCTAGCgtacataataacatttaaatatgagCAAATGTGTTATGGAAAGGTATCAATTATCGGGCGAGGTGTAGATAGCCTGAAATAGATTTACGCTCACATACAGCACGTTCCGAGGGCACAGTCAGTAACCatcatttaaaatcatttaaaaacaaaattaataagtggCTTTTATcaaagtgtttttatagcactaAGGAATACcttgaacataaataaatttgtcattatttaattttaccaatttaatatatatataagaaatataatatgaattacatactatataaaaaaaagaaatgtaaaagtTACTACTTTATTGAGTACACAGTgtagtaaaattgttattgcacACCGGTACCTATCCCGGtagaatgtattaaaacattttgttacacctacattcagcaataaaaaatttgaatttgaatttgaatttaaaactacATACCCAAAGAAGATCTAGGTAGGTTATATTAAAGGTCATAGGTATCTACTTTTTATGCGAGATTCTAAATGAATAGCAGTGTGGCATTTGTCAATATATAGTGgcatatataaaagaaagaacGTAACAAGTAAAAACAGACTTTTTGGAATTAGATCATTGATGATATCGTAACTATAAAATCTATAGGTAATGCAACAACAGGTAGGTACACGTAGTGGCACAATtattagtaacatatttttaacacgTCATAAAACGTATAATTTTATACGTACGACTTGGAAGACCATGTTTTAGATAACCCTACAACTGGggggatttaaattaaattttggaaCACGTGTAGATCATAATGATTtgttaagtttacgcgaatgttagacatttaaattaaactattttacgaattttatcgcggttttaatattttacttttctcccgatttcgaagactttgtagccttcatggtcacgggggagactgAGGGTGTTGTCCATTCGCAAAGtgagagttacaatatctacctacattttataaatatacaactttttaaatttttttagctgttcgtgaggaaacctgcatacttgaaaagttctctataggaattttgaagttgtaggaagtctgccaatccgcactaggtcggcgtagtggactaagaccttattcctctcagtagtataggagtcccgtgtccagcagtttgacagtatataatacaggacttatttattattattatattttaatttgctctCATGGGCAGTGAATTCATTTACATGACTATTTAAATAGACGATACAGGCTGTGACGATAGACTGCcctggtggcgtagttgtgagtgtacacggtacaagtgcgactgccgcgctgagatcctgggttcgaatccagggttaggtcaaaataattgtgactggtttttccattttaaaaattactcagtcgcagctcggagtcaggaagttggcggtgtgatacctctgtgcttcggaaagcacgtaaagcagttggtcctgcgcctgatctctctccggtcatgtcggattgccgtctcaccgaactataagagtgaaggaacagtgAGTGTACCTGCGTATTGCGcgcacacttatgcactataatatctcttgacctggctgatctccgttgagattggccgccgtggccgaaattcggctaggaaggctTCATTCATTCATACAGGCTGTACACTGTTTGAGGGATATTTGTAGTGGGAAGGGTTCTTCACGCGGATGAAACCGCGAGCATTACTTACCTGGTACAATTCTTTACGTAGGTATGTGGAAACTAAAACAAGAATGATTCCATCCATTTCCATTACATCAAACGCACGTAAatgttctaataaatataaacttgataTAATGCGGAGAACATACATCCAGAGTGGGGAATAACGGATAAGGTGAGGGCATAGACATTAAGCGAAATATTGTAGCAAGATGAAAgactgtaacaaaataaaaatttattatatactaaaagctaaaaaataatttcatggataTAGTCATGGATcccaatatgtatacattgttatattttcaaaataaagtaactcgtaacctactcactttctggaaatatctatggtcacataaattcctaaaaatgcaatatacatttatgtaaacacctgtgacaaaagatgtcatttttgaaatatacaaattttaaacaaatgcattgattaaactaaaataaaatcgtggggcacgtccactttaaatgtattttggaTGACCTTGGGATTAACTGTATCATATTCattgaataatgaaatgataACTTTATGATAATCTTTGATAGTTTTAAGGGTAGTGAAGATTTTACAAGGCAAAACCCGTCAAATGTCTCATGCAAATGAGTTCATATTTTGGTTTCAGTTTGTGATTTATATACTTTCGTTCGTCAACCCCATTCATGGACGACACTTGCTACTTACCACTAGGTGGGTGAAGTCACATGCCATGGCTTTCGATTGTAGATATTGGACGTgcccacgattttattttagtttaatcaatgcatatgtttaaaatttgtatatttcaaaaatgacatcttttgtcataggtgtttaaataaatatatattgcatttttaggaatttatgtgaccatagatatttccagaaagtgagtaggttacgagttactttattttgaaaatataacaatgtatacatattgggATCCATGACTAtatccatgaaattattttttagcttttagtacatttatctgcaatataaaaccgtttaacttaaatttttttttacttttttattgaagCCTCCTTTTTCGTTGTGTTGTACTTAGTTtctgtttttttgtgtttttatttttgtttctgttttttatgtgttttttgtatttttttctgctttttttgtgtttttattttttgtagaatttgtTGTTACCATTTTGTTCCCACGAGGACTGGACATTTTTACCCCCGACCCCCCAGAGGTCCAATAGAGGGGCAAGGCTATTTACAACAAGATGTGCCTGAATCTTGAGGGGAAAACGCTAACGACATATCATTTTATCCACCCTAATGCCATACAGTTCTCGGCGCGCTTTTACCTTTTACCTTAACTTGGGTGGTGTACCCCTAGCGACGTATCATTTTTAGCCACCCTAACGCCACACAGTCCTCGACAGGATACCAGATCTTGACTTGGGTGGGagattcattttgtaattttgtatagtatactgtattataattaccaagccctttattttgatacccatattgatgggattgaaaactacactatccgccattttgtagcagtggccatctttgattttgattttgtatagtgcACTGAATTCTACTTGACAAGCCCTTTCATTTGATACCCATATTGATGGGATTGAAAAAACTAAGTTGTCCGCCATCTTGTAGCGGCGGCCATCTTggattcacaataatattgaatatggatAATTGTATTGTCACCAGAATCAAAGGCGTATACCAAATATCAGATCAATCGGTTAACGGGAAGAGggttaaatttcaattactaaattTGACCCAAATAAACAAACGGGgtgagctaaataaaaaaataaaaaataaaaaataaataaataaaaccgtttaaaataaaaccgtttaaaaataaacttgtttgCCTTACTTGATTTAAAGTCTTAAATTGTATTCGTTGTTTCATTACCTATATTATTGACCACGATACCTGACTGTTGTTTTCAAGAAACTATCGCCATCTCAATCGTTGATCCGATCTGAGAGATAAACCAATAGTAGTCAATAGTATCGCCAAGTTTGTAGGTTATGACAGAGCGCCCAAGAAATTCCGTGGAGGGTGTCAATTCTTGAGCATTGACGTTTGTCAATAAAACATCTTAGTTCTAGAGTGCCGGTGTACtcaataaattcaattcaatgaATATGATACAGTTAATCCCAAGGTCAtccaaaatacatttaaagtggacgtgccccacgattttattttagtttaatcaatgcatttgtttaaaatttgtatatttcaaaaatgacatcttttgtcataggtgtttacataaatgtatattgcatttttaggaatttatgtgaccatagatatttccagaaagtgagtaggttacgagttactttattttgaaaatataacaatgtatacatattggtaCCCATGACTGtatccatgaaattatttttagcttttagtacatttatctgcaatataaaaccgtttaacaacattttttttttacttttttatttattagacttGAAAAGCGGCGGGCAGCGGACCGGCGTGGTAGGCGCTCATTTGCCTACGTTTAGTAGATGGCGATAGGCTGATTGAATCctcgtatttaattatattatgcaagCATGTCGACACTCATGATGGTGAAGGAACTCGTTCGAGCTCCCTCCGCAGCCGCCATATTTAAATCTCACGCATTTATTTATCTCCGGATCGTAGGCATACCTGAAAAGACAAATCACTAATTAGTACTTATCTAATACTCGGGTACGCATACGGCGTAGCTCAGAGGCAATGATGATTATTAAATTGAGTACGCGTCGACGACGCGCGTCCAATCGAAGCAAACGGAAGGGAGCAATGTAGGTGACAGTTCTTCCTACTATGATCATAATATATGCGCTAAAAACGCGCGGAAAACGCGCTGTCTACATAGGCCTATATCGgtggcataaaaaatattttgctgtccaaatataatattataacatttgcaGATACCTTGTGTGATAGTCATTACATTCACCACGCAGAATTGGTTGCAAACATCTTTCTTCCCTGACTTTGACGAAGTGTGCTGAAAAATGATACAAA from Manduca sexta isolate Smith_Timp_Sample1 unplaced genomic scaffold, JHU_Msex_v1.0 HiC_scaffold_1737, whole genome shotgun sequence includes the following:
- the LOC115440272 gene encoding translation machinery-associated protein 7 homolog — encoded protein: MSGREGGKKKLKAPKKESKELDDDDLALKQKLKEQQKALQEAKAKASQKGPLTSGGIKKSGKK
- the LOC119191640 gene encoding trypsin inhibitor-like; the encoded protein is MVKQLTLLVIIAVVLILGEVSAHFVKVREERCLQPILRGECNDYHTRYAYDPEINKCVRFKYGGCGGSSNEFLHHHECRHACII